DNA from Pseudomonadota bacterium:
CAATGAAACCGGTGAGAATTTTCAGATCAGCGGCCACATAATGGCGGTTAATCAACGCCGGGACCTCACCGTTTATTTTTCCCACCAGGATCATATCATCTGCCTGCTTGGAAAAATGATTGATAATTCGGTATTCGGCGGCAATTTCCTTCCCCACCAGGGCGATGAGCTCATCGCCCTCATTAGGTCGATGAATGCCGGTGGCAATCAGAATGGTAATGTCCTCTTTTTTGATGCCGGCCTGTTCCAGGGTTTTCAGCAGGGGAGGGAGGATGATTTTGTTGGGTACCGGTCGGGTGATGTCGCTGATAACGATGCAGACGGATTGTCGTCCCTGTGCCAGCTCGTTTAAAGGCCTGCTTTTCAGAGGGGTTTCTAGCGCCTTGGTGATTGCGGCCGGTGGATCTTCAATTACAGGGGGTTCGCTGGGTCGCCAGATACCCTGAAATCCGGAAGTTTCCGGCAGTTCCACCTGGAGGCCGTTGACGTCATAACTGAGATTAACTTTCATTGCCGGCTCCTCTTGATTTCTAGTTGTTTTAATTCCCGTCGTTTGATTTTACCGGTAGTAGTCATGGGCAGCTCGGTGACGAACTCAATTTTTCGGGGATACTCATGGGCTGCCAATCGAACTTTGACAAAATTTTTGATATCTTTCTCGATTTCAGGACCTAATGAGACATCGGTTTTTGGAATGATGAAGGCTTTGACAATTTCGGTACGTTCCTTGTCCGGGCTTCCCACTACCGCCACCATTGATACTGCCGGATGCTTCATCAAACAGTCCTCGATTTCCGCTGGTCCGATGCGATATCCGGAGCTGGTAATAACATCATCAGCCCGGCCATTAAACCAGAAATAACCGTCCTCATCCTTTTTTGCCAGGTCGCCGGTCAGCAACCAGTCACCAAGGAATTTATCCCGGGTTGCCGGCGAATTTTGCCAATACTGTAGGAACATGACCGGATCGGGGCTTTTGACCGCTATCTGACCAATAACTCCCGGTGAAACCGGCTCTCCTTCCCCATCGATAATCTCCACTTGGTGGCCGGGGATAGCGCGGCCCATTGAACCTGGTTTTACCTCCATGATTTCAGTGCTGCAGCCGACGATCAGGTTACATTCCGTCTGGCCATAGAATTCATTGATCGTCAGGCCAAAAGTTTTCCGGCCCCAGTTCAGGAGTTCTTCTCCTAATGTTTCGCCGCCGCTGCCGATGCTGCGCAAATGGAAATCATATCGATCCTGTGGTTCTTTAACTTGTCGCATCATCTTCAAAGCCGTTGGTGGCATAAAAACATTGCGTACCTGGTGCTTGGCCATGAGCTGGAAAGCCTGTTCCGGGTCGAATTTTCTGGCCCGATGGGCCAGAACCGGGATGCCGTGATGCCAGCTGGGGAAAAGGACGTCAATCAGGCCACCGATCCAGGCCCAGTCGGCCGGGGTCCAGAAAAGATCTCCTGGCCGGGGGAAAAAATTGTGCGGAAATTCGACCCCGGGGAGATGACCTAAAAGTGTCCGATGGGCGTGCAGCGCTCCTTTTGGCGGCCCGGTGGTGCCGGAAGTGTAAATGATCAAGGCCGGATCATCAGCCTTTGTCTGCACCGGCCGGTAGTGGCTGGCCGCTTTTTCAATCATCTGCCAAAAAGAAAGAATATTGTCAGTGGAATTATCTAGATCGGTGACCATTACATATTCGAGATGGGGTAATTCTGGCCAGATGGCATCGATCTTTTCGAGATTTGCTTTATCCGTGATGATGAGTTTGGCGCCACTGTTCTGTAAACGGTAGCTCAGAGCATCAGTGCCGAACAGAGTAAATATGGGGATAGCGATGGCGCCGATTTTATAGGCGGCGATATGAGAAATTGCGGTTTCCGGCCGCTGGGGTAGCAGGATCGCCACTCGATCATCAATCTCAAGCCCCAGAGCGGTAAAAGTATTTGCCAGTTTATCTGAATATTCCTTGATAATTTTAAAGGTATAGTTTTCAACTTTTCCCGTTTCGTTTTCATAAATCAGGGCCAGCCGGTCAGGATCTCTCGCCCATTTATCGCAAATATCCACCCCGATATTGTAAAATTCAGGAACTTCCCAGTGAAAGGAATCATAAACTTCTTTGTAATTCTTTCCGGGATTGAGCATCTATTCATGCCTCTCATCTACATGAAGCCTTTACGTTTAATGGCTGAAAACCACCGACGGCAACCAGGTAATTATTTCCGGGAAAATGATCAATAGAGCCAGACCGAGCAGTTGTAAGGCCACAAATGGTATAATACCCCGGTAAATGTGTCCTATGCTTATTCCCGATGGTGCAACGCCCTTGAAATAAAAAAGAGCATAGCCGAAAGGTGGGGTTAAAAATGAGGTCTGCAGGTTGACGCACATGAGCATGGCAAACCACAGGGGATTGAAGCCAAGTTCCATCGCGATCGGGGTAAAAATTGGTACGGTGACCAAAAGGATTGCCGCCCAATCGATGAACATGCCCATGAAAAAGACAATAACCATCATGATGGTCAAAACCACATAACGATTCAGACCGCTGCCAAGTAAAACGTTGGCGACTACATC
Protein-coding regions in this window:
- a CDS encoding lactate racemase domain-containing protein, producing the protein MKVNLSYDVNGLQVELPETSGFQGIWRPSEPPVIEDPPAAITKALETPLKSRPLNELAQGRQSVCIVISDITRPVPNKIILPPLLKTLEQAGIKKEDITILIATGIHRPNEGDELIALVGKEIAAEYRIINHFSKQADDMILVGKINGEVPALINRHYVAADLKILTGFI
- a CDS encoding AMP-binding protein — its product is MLNPGKNYKEVYDSFHWEVPEFYNIGVDICDKWARDPDRLALIYENETGKVENYTFKIIKEYSDKLANTFTALGLEIDDRVAILLPQRPETAISHIAAYKIGAIAIPIFTLFGTDALSYRLQNSGAKLIITDKANLEKIDAIWPELPHLEYVMVTDLDNSTDNILSFWQMIEKAASHYRPVQTKADDPALIIYTSGTTGPPKGALHAHRTLLGHLPGVEFPHNFFPRPGDLFWTPADWAWIGGLIDVLFPSWHHGIPVLAHRARKFDPEQAFQLMAKHQVRNVFMPPTALKMMRQVKEPQDRYDFHLRSIGSGGETLGEELLNWGRKTFGLTINEFYGQTECNLIVGCSTEIMEVKPGSMGRAIPGHQVEIIDGEGEPVSPGVIGQIAVKSPDPVMFLQYWQNSPATRDKFLGDWLLTGDLAKKDEDGYFWFNGRADDVITSSGYRIGPAEIEDCLMKHPAVSMVAVVGSPDKERTEIVKAFIIPKTDVSLGPEIEKDIKNFVKVRLAAHEYPRKIEFVTELPMTTTGKIKRRELKQLEIKRSRQ